Part of the Triticum urartu cultivar G1812 chromosome 2, Tu2.1, whole genome shotgun sequence genome, AAACATATATGTACAGCAGACTGTCGAACCTGCTCAGTCGCCAAATTCGTTTTGTTTATTGCATCAATAAAGCCTTATTGCGTGGGTAGCTGACATTAAATCCATCTATGGTTAACTCCTGCTCCATCTGTGGTTTTTGGGCCGTTGGATTGGAAAACGATGGACAAGACGCACACTTTGTAGAAGTAACTATGTATCATCAAAGCCAATCTGTGCTCCGAAACGATGGACAAGACGCACACTTTGTAGAAGTAACTATGTATTCATCAAAGCCAATCTGTGCTCCGATTTCCGCTTTCATTGCTGTTCCTTTGTTTCAAGTTGCTCATGCACAACATTTCAATTTAACTGTGGCTTTCAAATATATATATTTTATAAGGTTAACAAAGATTACTTGAGTCTTAATTTAGGATTCGGTTATTCATTGTATGTCCCCTCTTATTGATGCTTAACTGGAATTTAGCCGAGGTTAAAAAAAGGATTAAGCGAGGGATTCAACTATTCATTGTGCTTTCTCCTCGTCGTCGTCATTTCAATGATGTTTCCCACAACTAGTGAGATTTCAAATAAGTTTCAAAGTCTAAAATGAGGCTTGACAGAAACTCGGTAAAACTCAAACCACAATTTTACCACAGTGAAACCCATATGAAGCCGAGAAATCATCAAGCAATCCTGAAACTTAATGAAACACAAATTGAAACTCCACGAAGAAATGTGTGGTTTTAGAAAATTTCATATTTGTCAATCAAGTTGCAAAAAAGTGAATATTTCAAACTTTGAAAACATATTCGACATTGGTGTTGTTTCAAAGATGATCAAAATGGATTTGAAATTGGACATTCGGTTCAAATTTTATGACTTTTTTGTTTGGACATACAAAATAATACGTTTATTGATGGGATAGTGAGATGCGTTCCACAGGTTGCTTTTGATGAAATAAAAGGTCTATTTTGAAGATGTGTGCTGCCGATATTGTAGCCTCATAATGGCCCTCTATTTTCTGTCCAATTGCTCAAATACCATGGGTGAGGAGTCTTCCATGGGCGGGCTCGATACGCCATGTCCATAAGCCACACCTCTTGCTTTAGGTGCACAGTGTCATCTCTACATTTTGTGGTGACTATATAAATGGACAGAGTTGTGACACTTGAAATTTATGTAGTGGCACGAGGAGTGTGGAGTTATGGGCGAGGCCCCGCAGGCATACAATCCGTTGCCAAACTCCACTTGAGGCAACTTGGTTTTCCAACGTTTTTGCCAACAAGTCGATTTGAGTGAGCTGGATTGGGTTTAGCTCAACCCATAATTTTAAAAAGCGAGCGAGATGGATTCGACTCGATCTACGCAATGTAAAATTTGAGTTCAGCGTGTTTTGTAATGTAAAATTTCTAGGGTCCGCTTATTGTTGCATTGCACAAGAGCTACGGTCTTACAAATGAGAGGCCTATGCAAGTAGGCCCTTTGATACCTTTTAGTCTGTGCATAATTTACCTCAAAAAAATCCGCAATGGTCTGCATGGTTAGATCTTTTGCCTATTCTTTCCAAGAATGCCCCTTCCCTTCCATCGCATTGATTACGCCAGCTCGCTCGCCTCCTTTCTTCCTCGTACGCTACGCCAATCAGCAcgcacacctcctcctcctcctcctcctgtatCTTTGCCTTCTACTACATCGATCTCTTCTCCTTCCAAGCTCATCTTCATGGAAGATAACCTCTTGTGGGAAGACCGCCAGCCCGTCGAAGAATTCGAGATAGCGCTAGCTCATCCCGTGCATGTGTGCGAGGGCAATTTTGTCCACAAAGCATGCAGTGGAGCTTGTCTTGGTATGCGTGTCTCCTATGCGTGAACAAAAAAAAAGGATTGGAGAGAGTACTTATTGCCTTAGGCCTCTTATTTGTACGACTAGCTTAGCCTGCATGAAAGATATTCAAACTGGCATGACGGTGTCAAGCAATGTAAGAGGGTAAAAGTGTAAATCTTGATCAAACTAACAAAACAAACTTTACGCGGTTCATACGAGTTGAGATGGCAAGTGCTATTACAAGGCAAGTACAATGTATTAAGCTACATCAACTACTTCTAGAACCAAGCAATGTGAAAGACATGTTTGTTCATGAAAGAATAAACAAACTACGCCAACGATCGAGAACAACCGCTTAGGAATGTGCCCTAGCTTAGAGGCAATCATGTGATGATCAAGTTCAATGTGCCTTAGCGTAGAGGCAACCATGTTATGGTCAAGTTCCTTGTATTCATGAGATATTAAACACTAGCCCTTGAATACCATCTTAGACATGGAATACGTGATTAGTTCGCGAAACTATATATTGTACCATGACATTATTCTAATGTCCCTGGTTGTGGaggatgggggggggggggggggggcacataTCCAAAGTGTAGCATGTCTATCAGCTGATGATCATGTTTGAAGGGTCATGGATATAGAGATATCGATCCGATAGATGTGACTGAGTTGGACTATTGTGTTTTCGGATGCAACGAGTAGTGACAGTATAGAAGTATGGATATAGGAAACCGAGATTTGTATAGAAGATCAAGCCAAGCCCAAGAGTTGGAGCTGGGGCGCGGAATGGAGGTCGGCTGCTAGGAAAGTAGGTCGGTCCATCTATGATGGGCCTCTCCATATAACCCCTCAGTTGGTATCCCAAAGGGGAGACTCTTTCGAAAAGCCCTAGATCCAGGTCTTCCCTACCTACCACCACCTTCGACCTCTCCGCTGCGAGGTTTATAAACACTATAGGATTACAATTACCAAAGCATGAGTTTCAAACGGAGGTAAGTGATATTCAGACGTACCTTACACTACAAGGCCACAAGCAAAAACAAACAAACAGAAACCAAACTAATACGGAAGAACACAAGCCGTGGGCCGGTTTTGACCTCCAAATATGCTTAAGTTTAATATAGTACGTACAGTACATAGGAGATGAGGAGACTTTCCGGTGAAGCGAGTTGGTAAAAAAATTGATCCTATTTGGAAATGATCTTGGACAAGGCAAAAAACAAGAGGGAAAATGGTCGGTGGGAACGGCAGCCGAGGGAATCGACACATCGGACGAACAAATACCTTCATCGTGGCTGCATTGTGCGACGCTAACCGGGGCAACCGGCGGGAGCCACGGCGCCGACGCCCTGGCTGGCCCAGATTGCGCGTCGGTGGCCACTAGCCACGGCGCAGGCCGAGGCCGTCGCTACGGCGCCCGAGGCACGAGACGGAGCGCACACAGAAACTGGAGGCGGAACCTTCGCACGCATCGGACGAAACGGAGCGCCACGTGAACCACCCGCAGGGCCGGCCAACTGCAGAACCGAGAGATGCCCGTTGTCCCTTCCGGCTCGTGCCCTCCCGCGGCGCCGCCCCCGGCCGGTGGCCTTGCACAACGGCTACGCCTCCTCGGTCAGCGGCGCGCGGGACTGCTTATAAAGCCACAGCGGCAGCTCCGCTTTCCTCCATTTCCTCCTCCACCCCAGTAGTAGAGATCATGGCGAGGAGCGCGCGCTCGATGGCGTTCTTTGTGCTCGTCGCCGTGGCCGTCCGAGCCATCTCCGCCGTCACCGACGGTAAGAAGAACTCGGAAACTTCATCCCACGAATTTCAGTTTCTGACCATCTTGTCGCGTGCAGGGCTGTTGCCCAACGGGGACTTCGCGCAGGGGCCGGACAGGTCGGAGATGAACGGCACGGTGGTGACCGCGCGCCACGCCATACCGCGCTGGGAGATCTCCGGGTTCGTGGAGTACATCGCGCCCGGGCACAGGGAGGAGGACATGATCCTGCCGTTGCCGCCCGGCGCGTCGGCCGTGCGGCTGGGCAACGACGCCACCATCCGGCAGCAGCTCAACGTCAGCCGCCACATGTTCTATTCCGTCTCCTTCATGGCCGCGCGGTCGTGCGCCCAGGCCGAGAAGCTCAACGTGTCGGTCGACCCCGAGTTCGGCCTGCTCCCGATCCAGACCGTGTACACCAGCACCGGCTGGGACACCTACTCCTGGGCCTTCAAGGCCAGGCACGGCACCGGGTGGCTGACCATCCACAACACCGGCGTCGAGGAGGACCCGGCGTGCGGCCCCCTCCTCATCGCCGTCGCCATCAAGACCCTCTACGCCCCCCACCACACCAAGGGTTCGTCGTACCATATATAATTCCCAGCATGTCACCATGATCAGTTTGGAAGTCTAACTAGCTATCTCGATCGACAGGTAACATGCTGAGGAACGGGGACTTCGAGCAGGGGCCGTACATCTTCCCCGGCACCCCGTGGGGCGTGCTGGTGCCGCCGATCACGGAGGACGTGCACTCGCCGCTGTCGGGCTGGACGGTCATGTCGGACACCAAGGTGGTCAAGTACGTGGACGCGCCGCACCACGCCGTGCCGCGGGGCGCGCGCGCCGTGGAGCTGGTGGCCGGCCGGGAGAGCGCGCTGGTGCAGGAGGTGCGCACCGTGCCGGGGCGGACGTACAGGCTCTCCTTCGCCGTGGGGGACGCCGCCAACGGCTGCAGCGGGTCCCTGGTGGTGGAGGCGTACGCGGGGCGGGGGACCCTGAGGGTGCCCTACGAGTCCCTCGGCACGGGCGGCTCCACGCCCGCGGCGCTCGAGTTCACGGCCGTCGCCAACGAGACGCGCGTGGTGTTCCAGAGCTCCAGCCACCTCATGAAGTCCGACGCCACGCTGTGCGGGCCCGTCGTCGACGACGTCTCCCTCGTCCCGGTGCGCGTGCACGCTGCCCGCCGGCTGCGTTTGTAGCGGATATCTATCTTTTTTGCAGTAGTTTCGGAGTTCGTTGCGTTTGTACCGGCCGGCATTCGGTGCGCCCTGTGTCTGACCGCCGCGCTGGAGGCCTTACGTGTCTCGTTAGTCGCGTGTCTGGGTGACACAATATATAACAGTCTCCGTGAACGGAGACTTCAACGACGCAAAACTCCCCAGCGTGGGCTGCGTAAGTTGCTTGAAAATTTTGCACAGAGAAGAAGTGGGCAGGGCAGAGGCGCGCGTGGAGCTCCGTAGCCGAGGCGAGGACGCTGGAAGATGCATAGGAGCCTTTGGATTTAAATCGGACGGCTCAAATAATCGACCAACACCAAAAAAAAAACAATAGGCAACAtgcacatgcatgcatgccgCGCGCTCCGTGTAGTTAGCACGAACACATTCTAACAGCCGCCCAATGCGCGGCGCCCAAAAAACGGATTTACAGTGCGCAAGTAGATTTTTTTAGAGTGCTAGAAGATGTTTGCTTCAACAAACGCTGCAAAATATGCTGCGCGCGCGAGTCCAACGGTCCCAATCAAGCAGTCCCATCTGCAGCAGCCCAGAGTTTGCAGCGCGCGACCGGGCACATTAAATATGCTGCGCACGATGCCTTTTTGATGCGCGCGCTGCATTAGTTATAGCGCGCACGCTTTTTGTGCGGCCGCTGGAGACTCCAAAACCGGATCCGCGCGCGCTAAAAACAGTTTTTATACCACGCAGTGCTCATATAGCGCTTCTGTCGGAGATACTCTTACACATCAAACATGGGCACTCGTATGATTTAAATGTAATATGTTTGCATCAACATACGAAAGCCAGCGATAGTCCCTACACAGGTACTTGCTTGATCACACATGCGTACGgagtaaatagcataaaactactaGTTTACAGGTTAGGGTtccaaaaaactaccactttttaATTTTTCTCAGAAAGCTACCAAACGCGTGGTCCGCTGTTTCAAAAAACCCAAACCCGCGGTGACTAGCGATTTAACCGTTTTTCTGACGGATTGGGCCCACATGCCAGGCCACCTGGCCACGTGCGCTCACGGCGCGGCCGTTGACGGCCGTTAGCTGACGCGGTCCGGTCGGAACCAAAGTAGGCGGTCGGGCCAGACACTCTCTCGCTCCCCCTCCTCTCCACCTCCTCTCCCCCACAGTGACCTAGGtgggcgatggcggcggcgcagcCAAATGTCGTCGTCGGCGAGCTATTGAGCCAAGGCGGCACCGGCCAGGAGGGCGGTGGACAGTAAGAGGTGGACAAATGGCTAGGCAGCTCGAGCTTCCCGGCGCAGCGGTCGCAGCAGCCATCACCGCCCGCGGCTCCTGTGGATCCGCTGAGCTCAGATCCGGAAGTCCGCGCGGCCAGGGCAGTGGCAAAGCGCATCCACGCTGATCCAGCAGGCGGCCACCATTGGGCGTCGTCCTTTGGTGGAGTGAGGTAAGCACTGTTTGTTCTTAGCATGCTACTGTATTTTTGGGTGCTTTACTTCAAATTAGAACTAGAGATAGTAATTGTTTGTTCTTGGCATGCTACTGTATTTTATTGGTTAAGTCAGTGTAGAAGAAAGTGCATTTGGTTAGTTCATTTGGTCAGTGCATTCACTGTAATTAGAAGAAAGTTCACTAATGTTCAGTGACTTAAAAAACGGTTGTTTGTCAATTTAATCCTACAGCTTAGATGAAGAGATTTGGGACTTGAGGCTACATTTCCAAGGAATAGATAATATGGAGAAAAAGTATTCAGTTTCCTCAGATATCAGTTATCTGACCATATTAGCATTGGTTGAGTTGGAGGGCTATGGCATGGATGCATTTCTTACATATGTAAAGGAAGAGGGAAAGGGGCTGGAGGGTGTGGAGGCCCTGGATAGTGAGGAGGCATTAGAGGAAATGCTTGACTTATTTGTTGATAATAAGGTACTGAACATCAGTGTCAGAAAAGCTACTGATCCAAGCCCAGCAGATGAGGAACAGATCCCCATTGATCATGATGGTGATCCTGTTGTTTACAGAGTTTCACAAGAAGGTGTTCTGTACCCTGCCTCTAATGCTAGTTTGCCAGCTTTAACCCCTGATGAGCCCTACATGAACACACAGCAAAGCATCAATTTTAACAAAGGGAAAACAGTTGTGGAAGAAGAAGATGTGGAAGAAGAAGATGTAGAAGAAGAAgcagatgaagaagaagaagatgtaccagaggaagaagatgaagttGAAGATGACAAATCATCTTCAGATTTTGAGTTCTTTAGGGGTGATTACAGAGGGGAGAAAATTTCTTACAAAGCTTGGTGTAGGGGTGAAGATGAGGCTGGCACTGATACTGCAGAGCACTTTTGTGCAGCTAACTCAGAACCTTCTGAGTTTTGGGAGGAAGAACCAGTTGTTTCTGAAGATGAAGTAGTAGAGGATCCTGCTGTAACTACAAAAGCAGCCAAAAAGCTTAAGCCAGTTAGAAAACCTGGCCCAACTAGCAAGTCTCACAGTGATCCTGAGCACAGCAAGTTTGAAGATTATGTCCCTGAAGCTGATGAGTACTGTTTTCCAGGTGATTTTGGCATAAGTGATGAAGATGATGCACCAAGGCTGCCATCTG contains:
- the LOC125533955 gene encoding uncharacterized protein LOC125533955, producing the protein MARSARSMAFFVLVAVAVRAISAVTDGLLPNGDFAQGPDRSEMNGTVVTARHAIPRWEISGFVEYIAPGHREEDMILPLPPGASAVRLGNDATIRQQLNVSRHMFYSVSFMAARSCAQAEKLNVSVDPEFGLLPIQTVYTSTGWDTYSWAFKARHGTGWLTIHNTGVEEDPACGPLLIAVAIKTLYAPHHTKGNMLRNGDFEQGPYIFPGTPWGVLVPPITEDVHSPLSGWTVMSDTKVVKYVDAPHHAVPRGARAVELVAGRESALVQEVRTVPGRTYRLSFAVGDAANGCSGSLVVEAYAGRGTLRVPYESLGTGGSTPAALEFTAVANETRVVFQSSSHLMKSDATLCGPVVDDVSLVPVRVHAARRLRL